TCATCACGGACATCACGGCGCCGCGGGAGCGGAGCAAGTACCAGGGCTACTTCATGGCCGTGTTCGGGATCTCGAGCGTGGCGGGACCGGTCGTCGGCGGGTTCTTCGCGGGGCTGGACTCCTTCGCGGGGCTCACGGGCTGGCGCTGGGTCTTCCTGGTCAACGTCCCCATCGCCCTGGCCGCGCTGGTCGTGGTGAGCAAGGTGCTGAACCTCCCGCACACCCGCGTGCAGCAGCGCGTGGACTTCCTCGGCACCGGCGCGCTGACGCTGGGCCTGGTGCCGCTGCTGATCGTCGCCGAGCAGGGACGTGAGTGGGGCTGGGGTTCGCCCGCGTCGCTGGGGATATACGCGATCGGGCTCGTCGGTGTGGTCCTGTTCATCCTGCAAGAACGCCGGGTGGGCGACGCGGCACTGCTGCCGCTGCGGTTGTTCCGCCGGCCGGTGTTCCGGGTGGCCACGCTGGTCACGGTGATCCAGGGCGCGGGGATGTTCGGCGCGATGATGTCGCTGCCGCTCTACCTGCAGATCGTGAAGGGCGCGACGCCGACGCAGGCGGGCCTGCAGATGCTCCCGCTCACCCTCGGGATCATGGTCGCGAGCCTCGGCTCCGGCGCGGTGATCTCGCGGACCGGCCGCTACAAGGTCTTCGCAGTGGCCGGCCTCGGACTGATGGCGGCGGCCCTGCTCGGGCTGTCGACGATCGGCGCGGCCACGCCTCTGGGCGTCGTGATGGCGATCGCGTTCGTGATCGGCCTGGGCCTGGGCGCCTCGATGCAGACGCTGCAGCTCGCGGCCACCAACGACGTCGCCCCGCAGGACATCGGTGTCGCGACCTCGTCGGCCACGTTCTTCCGCCAGATCGGCGGCACGGCGGGGACCGCGGTGTTCCTCTCGATCCTGTTCGGCACGGTCGGTGACCGGATCGCGGCGGCCGTGCGCTCGGCGATGGCGAGCCCGTCGTACGTCGCGGCGCTCGCCCAGCACCCGGAGTTCGCGCAGCAGATGGCGAACGGCGGCGTGGACGTGAACGACACCTCGTTCCTCGCCCACCTCGACCCGGTGCTGGCCCGCCCGATCCTCGACGGGTTCGCCGGCTCGATGAGCGCGGTGTTCCTGGTCGGCGGGATCGTGCTGACGGTCGGGTTCGCCCTGGTCTGGCTGCTCAAGGAGAAGCCGCTTTCGGACAAGTCGGCGATGGAGCAGCGCTCGGAGCAGGAAGCGCTCGCGCTGGCGCACTGAAATAGATCAACGAAAGGGCCGTTCACCCCAGCCGGGGTGAACGGCCCTTTCGCGCGTCCTCAGTGAGCCGTCGCTGGCTCTCAGTGAGCGGAGCCCTCGACCTCTTCCTTGGCCAGCCGGTCCTGCTCACGCTGGTACGACCGCGAAATCTCGGCCTCGGCCTCCGCGCGGCCCACCCACGACGAGCCCTCGACGCTCTTGCCCGGCTCGAGGTCCTTGTAGACCTCGAAGAAGTGCTGGATCTCGAGCTTGTGGAACTCGTTGAGGTGGTGGATGTCGCGCAGGTGCTCCAGGCGTGGGTCGTTGGTCGGGATGGCCAGCACCTTGTCGTCCGGACCCTTTTCGTCGGTCATGCGGAACATGCCGATGGCGCGGCAGCGGATCAGGCAGCCCGGGAACGTCGGCTCCTGCACCAGCACGAGCACGTCGAGCGGGTCGCCGTCCTGGCCGAGCGTGTCGTCGATGAAGCCGTAGTCCGCCGGGTACTGCGTCGCCGTGAACAAGGTCCGGTCCAGCTTGATGCGACCGGTCTTGTGGTCGACCTCGTACTTGTTGCGCTCCCCCTTGGGGATTTCGATCGTGACGTCGAACTCCACGGCCGTCCTCGCTGCTTCTCGAATCTCGGTATCCCACACGTCGTGGGCGGCAACCGTAATCACCTCATTGACGTCACTAGTGTGGACTACGCGCTGCCGCCGGGTCCCATGGATGTCGGCTAGGCAGCATGTGACCTTGGCCCCTTCCGGGCAGGTGAGAAGGAGTGGTGGGTGCCGGACAACGACCAGCCGATGTGGCCCGAGGGTGACGAGGACACGTCGTCGCGCGCCGGTGGGGCGACAGCGCGCTTCCCCATCCCCAAGCCCGGCCAGACCGTCACGGACCAGCTCGCCG
The sequence above is a segment of the Amycolatopsis sp. 2-15 genome. Coding sequences within it:
- a CDS encoding MDR family MFS transporter, encoding MTATITAEGGTGKLSHRQILTVLPGLMLGMFLAALDQTIVSSAMKTIADELHGQSLQAWATTAYLITATLSTPLYGKLSDLFGRKPMYLTAISLFLAGSLASGFASSMYELAAFRAFQGLGAGGLMSLALAIITDITAPRERSKYQGYFMAVFGISSVAGPVVGGFFAGLDSFAGLTGWRWVFLVNVPIALAALVVVSKVLNLPHTRVQQRVDFLGTGALTLGLVPLLIVAEQGREWGWGSPASLGIYAIGLVGVVLFILQERRVGDAALLPLRLFRRPVFRVATLVTVIQGAGMFGAMMSLPLYLQIVKGATPTQAGLQMLPLTLGIMVASLGSGAVISRTGRYKVFAVAGLGLMAAALLGLSTIGAATPLGVVMAIAFVIGLGLGASMQTLQLAATNDVAPQDIGVATSSATFFRQIGGTAGTAVFLSILFGTVGDRIAAAVRSAMASPSYVAALAQHPEFAQQMANGGVDVNDTSFLAHLDPVLARPILDGFAGSMSAVFLVGGIVLTVGFALVWLLKEKPLSDKSAMEQRSEQEALALAH
- a CDS encoding inorganic diphosphatase, which encodes MEFDVTIEIPKGERNKYEVDHKTGRIKLDRTLFTATQYPADYGFIDDTLGQDGDPLDVLVLVQEPTFPGCLIRCRAIGMFRMTDEKGPDDKVLAIPTNDPRLEHLRDIHHLNEFHKLEIQHFFEVYKDLEPGKSVEGSSWVGRAEAEAEISRSYQREQDRLAKEEVEGSAH